In Erinaceus europaeus chromosome 10, mEriEur2.1, whole genome shotgun sequence, one DNA window encodes the following:
- the TMEM240 gene encoding transmembrane protein 240, translating into MSMSANTMIFMILGASIVMAIACLMDMNALLDRFHNYILPHLRGEDRVCHCNCGRHHIHYVIPYDGDQSVVDASENYFVTDNVTKQEIDLMLGLLLGFCISWFLVWMDGVLHCAVRAWRAGRRYDGSWTWLPKLCSLRELGRRPPRPFEEAAGNMVHVKQKLYHNGHPSPRHL; encoded by the exons ATGTCCATGAGCGCGAACACCATGATCTTCATGATTCTGGGGGCGTCGATCGTGATG GCCATCGCGTGCTTGATGGACATGAACGCGCTGCTGGACCGCTTCCACAACTACATCCTCCCGCACCTGCGGGGCGAGGACCGCGTCTGCCACTGCAATTGTGGCCG GCACCACATCCACTACGTGATCCCGTACGATGGGGACCAGTCGGTGGTGGACGCTTCCGAAAACTACTTTGTGACAGACAACGTCACCAAGCAGGAGATCGATCTCATGCTGGGGCTGCTGCTGGGCTTCTGCATCAGCTGGTTCTTGGTGTGGATGGACGGCGTCCTGCACTGCGCCGTGCGTGCCTGGAGGGCAGGACGGCGCTACG ACGGCTCGTGGACCTGGCTGCCCAAGCTGTGCAGCCTGCGGGAGTTGGGCCGGCGGCCGCCGCGGCCCTTCGAGGAAGCGGCGGGGAACATGGTGCACGTGAAGCAGAAGCTCTACCACAACGGCCACCCGAGTCCGCGGCACCTGTGA